In the Gossypium raimondii isolate GPD5lz chromosome 9, ASM2569854v1, whole genome shotgun sequence genome, one interval contains:
- the LOC105798075 gene encoding uncharacterized protein At1g10890 yields the protein MPRSLSRSPSPSPSYRSRHSRRSRREHSRRSRSSSPRRRRSRSPSHRRRKSRSPTPRRHRRRTSLSPLPKSPSPPPPIPQNKNNRLHQEAELKLLEEETAKRLEEAIQKNVEERLNSEDVKLDIERRVVEGRKKLFDDVSTQLQKEKESALAEARLKQEQARREREELDKMLEENKRRVEEAQRREALEQQRKEEERYRELEMIQRQKEEAARRKKLEEEEEHAKQMKLGKNKSRTKVPFGIGL from the exons ATGCCTCGAAGCTTATCTCGGTCTCCGTCTCCGTCTCCGTCATACCGGTCTAGGCACAGCCGCCGTAGCCGAAGAGAGCACAGCCGGAGAAGCCGTTCATCCTCTCCACGTCGCCGCAGAAGCCGTTCGCCATCTCATCGACGCCGAAAAAGTCGCTCTCCGACTCCGAGGAGACACCGCCGGCGAACCTCCTTATCTCCTTTGCCCAAATCTCCCTCCCCACCTCCTCCCATCcctcaaaacaaaaacaatag GCTTCATCAAGAAGCTGAACTAAAATTATTAGAGGAAGAGACGGCGAAGAGATTGGAGGAAGCAATTCAGAAAAATGTTGAGGAGAGGTTGAATTCGGAGGATGTTAAGTTAGATATAGAGAGACGGGTAGTGGAAGGGCGTAAGAAATTGTTCGATGATGTTTCCACTCAActccaaaaagaaaaggaatctGCTCTTGCCGAGGCAAGGCTTAAACAG GAACAAGCAcggagagagagagaagagcTGGATAAGATGCTTGAAGAGAACAAGCGGAGGGTGGAAGAGGCTCAGAGACGAGAAGCATTGGAGCAACAAAGGAAAGAGGAGGAAAGATACCGGGAGTTGGAGATGATTCAAAGGCAAAAGGAAGAGGCTGCACGGAGGAAAAAGcttgaagaggaagaagaacaTGCAAAGCAGATGAAGTTGGGTAAGAATAAGTCCAGGACAAAGGTTCCATTCGGAATTGGGTTATAA